One Streptomyces coeruleorubidus DNA segment encodes these proteins:
- a CDS encoding tetratricopeptide repeat protein: MFLAGVPRIAACMHARGDTERARPVFQRILRLRAAKFGDDHPDTLLAACNMGACLNQLEDYRGAFRLNTGTVRRCENRLGEDDRTTILAAENLAGSLFGLGQLEAALTLYRDIHQRYRRVSGENSLAALDAKSAVAITLHKLGHYEAARTINADLLPRYERAAGKDYSGTKNTRARLEKNLRALGRDEEADEVHGGIPKFLPPP; this comes from the coding sequence ATGTTCTTGGCCGGCGTCCCTCGCATCGCCGCGTGTATGCACGCACGCGGTGACACGGAGCGGGCCAGGCCGGTGTTCCAGCGGATTCTTCGGCTGCGGGCGGCGAAGTTCGGTGACGATCACCCCGACACCCTCCTCGCGGCCTGCAACATGGGCGCGTGCCTCAACCAACTTGAGGACTACCGGGGGGCGTTCCGGCTGAACACCGGCACCGTGCGGCGCTGTGAGAACCGGCTCGGCGAGGACGACCGGACGACGATCCTGGCCGCGGAGAACCTCGCGGGCAGCCTCTTCGGTCTCGGGCAGCTGGAGGCGGCGCTGACGCTGTACCGGGACATTCACCAGCGGTACAGGCGGGTATCGGGAGAGAACTCCCTGGCGGCACTCGACGCCAAGTCGGCCGTGGCCATCACCCTGCACAAGCTCGGCCACTACGAGGCGGCACGCACCATCAACGCCGACCTGCTGCCGAGATACGAGAGGGCGGCCGGAAAGGACTACTCGGGCACCAAGAACACGCGCGCGCGGCTCGAGAAGAACCTCCGTGCGCTCGGGCGAGACGAGGAGGCCGACGAAGTGCACGGCGGAATCCCGAAGTTCCTGCCGCCGCCCTGA